A single genomic interval of halophilic archaeon DL31 harbors:
- a CDS encoding DoxX family protein (PFAM: DoxX~KEGG: hla:Hlac_0083 DoxX family protein), whose product MNSQEIRLRSTVAGFTVEGQLHTLSVWFILALRLMMGIAFLQSGVDKVLSGSFSAAGYLQNAPQANGSPLAGLFTTMGSSQLFLDFVNVAVPWGEALIGLALLVGAFTRLAAFWGAFMMLLFYFGNWDVAHGYINGDFAYMLVFLSVAAFGAGRVLGLDPRIEAYKIGDEPLIERYPWLRYLLG is encoded by the coding sequence ATGAACTCACAAGAAATTCGGCTTCGAAGTACCGTCGCAGGGTTCACTGTCGAGGGGCAGCTCCACACCCTGAGTGTCTGGTTTATTCTGGCGCTCCGGCTGATGATGGGAATCGCGTTTCTCCAGAGTGGCGTCGACAAAGTCCTCTCGGGCAGTTTCAGTGCAGCAGGCTATCTCCAGAACGCCCCGCAGGCAAACGGTAGTCCCCTGGCAGGCCTGTTCACAACGATGGGCTCCTCGCAGTTGTTCCTTGACTTCGTGAACGTCGCCGTGCCGTGGGGCGAGGCTCTCATCGGGCTGGCCCTGCTCGTGGGCGCCTTCACCCGGCTCGCGGCCTTCTGGGGCGCGTTCATGATGCTCCTGTTTTACTTCGGGAACTGGGACGTCGCACACGGCTACATCAACGGTGACTTCGCGTACATGCTGGTGTTCCTCTCGGTGGCCGCGTTCGGTGCGGGGCGCGTCCTGGGTCTGGACCCACGTATCGAGGCCTACAAGATCGGCGACGAACCGCTCATCGAGCGCTACCCCTGGCTACGCTACCTGCTCGGCTAA
- a CDS encoding Enoyl-CoA hydratase/isomerase (PFAM: Crotonase, core~KEGG: hje:HacjB3_15681 enoyl-CoA hydratase): MSSPSVEFAAGCEFVDAEVGERADGVATVSIDRPEARNALNTQVREELIAVFDAIEDDEAVNVVVLTGSDKAKAFVAGADVGELQERSVVEQREASQQPRVYETVAACPKPVIGRLNGHALGGGCEIALACDIRIAREDAKLGQPEINLGLIPGGGGTQRLPRLVGTGQAMRLILSGEFIDGTEAADIGLVEEAVPGDELDERVNELAGSIASHSPLALSRAKEAVSAAAEQPLSRGLAYESELFVGLFASEDKQEGIDAFFEDREPEWTGK, encoded by the coding sequence ATGAGTTCGCCGAGCGTTGAATTTGCCGCCGGCTGCGAATTCGTGGACGCTGAAGTTGGTGAGCGCGCTGACGGAGTTGCCACCGTCAGTATCGACCGACCAGAAGCGCGTAACGCACTGAACACGCAGGTTCGGGAGGAGCTTATCGCCGTCTTCGATGCCATCGAGGACGACGAGGCAGTGAACGTGGTCGTCCTCACGGGCAGCGACAAGGCCAAGGCGTTCGTCGCCGGCGCTGACGTGGGCGAACTGCAGGAGCGCAGCGTCGTCGAACAGCGTGAGGCGAGCCAACAGCCGCGAGTCTACGAGACGGTTGCTGCGTGTCCCAAACCCGTCATCGGTCGGCTCAACGGGCACGCACTGGGCGGCGGCTGTGAAATCGCTCTGGCCTGTGACATCCGCATCGCTCGCGAGGACGCTAAACTGGGCCAACCCGAGATCAACCTCGGCCTCATCCCCGGCGGCGGCGGGACCCAGCGCCTCCCCCGACTCGTTGGAACCGGGCAGGCGATGAGGCTGATTCTCTCCGGGGAATTCATCGACGGAACGGAGGCCGCCGATATCGGACTCGTCGAGGAGGCTGTTCCCGGCGACGAACTCGACGAGCGGGTCAACGAGTTGGCCGGGAGCATCGCGAGTCACAGTCCACTCGCGCTCTCTCGAGCCAAAGAAGCTGTGAGCGCAGCCGCCGAACAGCCACTCTCCCGTGGGTTGGCCTACGAGTCCGAACTGTTTGTGGGGCTGTTCGCGAGCGAGGACAAACAGGAGGGTATCGACGCGTTCTTCGAGGACCGCGAGCCCGAGTGGACTGGAAAGTAG
- a CDS encoding MaoC domain protein dehydratase (PFAM: MaoC-like dehydratase~KEGG: nmg:Nmag_1030 MaoC domain protein dehydratase), giving the protein MPYSYEPHYFEDFEVGEEFQSVGRTVTESEFTFHSMFTGDWTELHSNKEYADEEYFGERVAHGPMTFSLATGFAYRCGFLERTVLAFLGMNYMDIPAPVAMDDTISLAMEVTETKELSSREDAGIVVIDTTMTNQEDDVVFEGDMKFMIKRQD; this is encoded by the coding sequence ATGCCGTACAGCTACGAACCGCACTACTTCGAGGATTTCGAGGTCGGCGAGGAGTTCCAGAGCGTCGGCCGCACCGTCACGGAGTCGGAGTTCACCTTCCACTCCATGTTCACTGGCGACTGGACTGAACTGCACTCCAACAAGGAGTACGCCGACGAGGAGTACTTCGGCGAGCGCGTGGCCCACGGCCCGATGACGTTCTCGCTCGCGACCGGCTTCGCCTACCGCTGTGGCTTCCTCGAGCGCACCGTGCTCGCCTTCCTCGGCATGAACTACATGGATATCCCTGCACCCGTCGCGATGGACGACACCATCTCGCTTGCAATGGAAGTAACCGAAACCAAGGAGCTCTCCTCCCGGGAGGACGCCGGCATCGTCGTCATTGACACGACGATGACCAATCAGGAGGACGATGTGGTGTTCGAGGGCGACATGAAATTCATGATCAAGCGGCAGGACTGA
- a CDS encoding Propanoyl-CoA C-acyltransferase (KEGG: hvo:HVO_A0522 acetyl-CoA C-acyltransferase~PFAM: Beta-ketoacyl synthase, N-terminal): MQDAYLVGAGQSAFGSFPDESYRSLFRTAYERAVDAAGGLGDTDIDEAYIGTLGVGGRQLGLSGPAVTEHLGLHGVPCTRVENACAASGYALRQAMMAVRSGMADLVLAGGVEVMTDTSSEATKWWLGVSGETEWERMAGTTFAGVYAQMADAYLREHDTDPDALSRVAVKNHANGAKNEKAQLGFTCSLEDAKNAPVVADPLTLYHCCPTTDGAAAVLVASEEVAKQFDEQVRVAGVGAASDRVGLFQRDSYTSVPASSMAADRAYDEANLDPEDVRDSLDFAEIHDCFAIAELMAYEDLGFCAPGEAGALLEAGSTDIDGDLPVNTSGGLKSKGHPIGATGAGQAVEAFEQLTGRAGDRQVEGASRGLTHNVGGSGGAAVVHVFENEDAGATDAASGGGSA; this comes from the coding sequence ATGCAAGATGCGTATCTCGTCGGCGCCGGCCAGTCCGCATTCGGGTCGTTCCCCGACGAGAGCTACCGGTCGCTGTTCCGAACCGCCTACGAGCGCGCCGTCGACGCAGCCGGCGGCCTCGGAGACACCGACATCGACGAAGCCTACATCGGCACGCTCGGTGTCGGCGGTCGCCAACTCGGGCTCTCAGGCCCCGCAGTCACCGAACACCTCGGACTCCACGGCGTCCCCTGTACCCGCGTCGAGAACGCCTGTGCAGCCTCAGGGTACGCGCTCCGGCAAGCCATGATGGCCGTCCGCTCGGGGATGGCCGACCTCGTGCTCGCCGGCGGCGTCGAGGTGATGACCGACACCTCTTCGGAGGCGACCAAGTGGTGGCTCGGCGTCTCCGGCGAGACGGAGTGGGAGCGGATGGCTGGCACCACCTTCGCCGGCGTCTATGCCCAGATGGCCGACGCCTACCTCCGAGAACACGACACAGACCCCGACGCACTCTCCCGTGTGGCCGTCAAGAACCACGCGAACGGCGCAAAGAACGAGAAAGCCCAACTGGGGTTCACCTGCTCGCTCGAGGATGCGAAGAACGCCCCCGTCGTCGCCGACCCACTGACGCTCTATCACTGCTGTCCGACCACGGACGGCGCCGCAGCCGTCTTGGTCGCGAGTGAGGAGGTCGCCAAACAGTTTGACGAGCAGGTGCGGGTCGCCGGCGTCGGTGCGGCTTCTGATCGGGTAGGCTTGTTCCAGCGCGACAGCTACACCAGTGTGCCAGCGTCGTCGATGGCTGCCGACCGAGCGTACGACGAAGCGAATCTCGATCCCGAGGACGTCCGCGACAGCCTCGATTTCGCCGAAATCCACGACTGTTTCGCCATCGCTGAGCTCATGGCCTACGAGGATCTGGGCTTCTGCGCTCCAGGTGAGGCGGGAGCCCTGCTCGAAGCAGGGAGTACGGATATCGACGGCGACCTCCCGGTGAACACCTCGGGGGGACTGAAGTCGAAAGGCCACCCCATCGGCGCCACCGGCGCTGGACAGGCTGTTGAGGCGTTCGAGCAACTCACCGGCCGCGCGGGCGACCGGCAGGTAGAGGGCGCTAGCCGGGGACTCACCCACAACGTCGGCGGCAGCGGCGGCGCGGCGGTGGTCCACGTCTTCGAGAACGAGGACGCAGGAGCAACCGACGCCGCCAGTGGAGGTGGCTCAGCATGA
- a CDS encoding 3-hydroxybutyryl-CoA dehydrogenase (KEGG: hbo:Hbor_36430 3-hydroxyacyl-CoA dehydrogenase~PFAM: 3-hydroxyacyl-CoA dehydrogenase, NAD binding; 3-hydroxyacyl-CoA dehydrogenase, C-terminal), with translation MKLCVIGAGTMGHGIAQVGATAGYDVSLRDVDEGVLTDAMDSIEENLGGAIARDKLSESEAADAMDHIESTTNLGEAVEGADLVIEAVPENEDLKKDVLSEAEELAAEGTVLATNTSSLPVTSIASALGDPSKLVGLHFFNPVHIMALVEVVLAEQTSEETATFAAEFVEALDKTAVVVEDAPGFATSRLGAAQGVEAIRMVEEGVAAPGAIDDGMELGYRHPMGPLKLTDVVGLDVRLDILEHLREELGERFRPPAILRRKVRAGKLGKKSGEGFYVWEDGEALAVAEEFR, from the coding sequence ATGAAGCTCTGTGTCATCGGCGCCGGGACAATGGGCCACGGCATCGCGCAGGTGGGCGCGACCGCGGGCTACGACGTCTCGCTACGGGATGTGGACGAGGGGGTACTCACGGACGCGATGGACAGCATCGAGGAGAATCTCGGTGGAGCCATCGCCCGCGACAAACTCAGCGAGTCCGAAGCAGCGGACGCGATGGACCATATCGAGTCGACAACGAACCTCGGAGAGGCGGTCGAAGGCGCCGACCTGGTCATCGAGGCCGTGCCCGAGAACGAGGACCTGAAAAAGGACGTACTGAGTGAGGCCGAAGAACTGGCGGCCGAGGGAACAGTTCTCGCCACAAATACCTCTTCGCTCCCGGTGACCAGCATCGCGAGCGCGCTCGGCGACCCATCGAAGCTCGTCGGGCTCCATTTTTTCAACCCAGTCCACATCATGGCGCTGGTCGAGGTCGTCCTCGCCGAGCAAACGAGCGAGGAGACGGCGACGTTCGCTGCGGAGTTCGTCGAAGCGCTCGACAAAACGGCCGTCGTCGTCGAAGACGCGCCTGGGTTCGCCACGTCCCGACTCGGTGCTGCACAGGGCGTCGAAGCCATCCGGATGGTCGAGGAGGGTGTGGCCGCCCCCGGCGCGATTGACGACGGGATGGAGTTAGGCTACCGGCATCCGATGGGGCCGCTCAAACTCACTGACGTGGTCGGACTGGACGTTCGCCTCGACATCCTTGAACACCTCCGGGAGGAACTCGGCGAGCGATTCCGACCGCCGGCCATCCTGCGCCGGAAGGTCCGGGCCGGCAAGCTCGGGAAGAAATCGGGCGAGGGGTTCTACGTCTGGGAGGACGGCGAGGCCCTCGCGGTCGCGGAGGAGTTCCGATGA
- a CDS encoding hypothetical protein (KEGG: hut:Huta_1829 hypothetical protein), with the protein MSLYAFDAVQDALDSTRAFLLPFDLRRWAKLAFLVFFIGGSGGGGSNPAQFTGNTGGWTPDAGGVPNVPTTVPSIGAPELAIIAAIIVGILAVGLLFGVVAAVFEFVFVKSLSEERVAIREYWGDHWGQGLRLFGFRFVVGLGFLAVTVALLAAAFAPFLFGNARFSVGMLGVAVFGLIVVALVVGLVQGFTTEFVVPIMILEGGGVLAAWRRLWPTLTSQWKEYAAYVIMRLVLQIAVGILVGISLAIVAVILAIPFSVLGFLGYTLLSSQAVVGWALIGLAVALFVAIFVVLSLFAAVPVQTFLRYYALFLLGDTNGTFDLIPERREAVRA; encoded by the coding sequence ATGTCCCTCTACGCATTCGACGCCGTCCAGGACGCCCTCGATTCGACGCGGGCGTTCCTCCTCCCGTTCGACCTCAGGCGATGGGCGAAACTCGCCTTCCTGGTCTTCTTCATCGGGGGCAGCGGAGGCGGCGGCAGTAACCCCGCTCAGTTTACGGGCAACACTGGCGGCTGGACCCCGGACGCGGGAGGTGTCCCAAACGTCCCAACGACCGTTCCGTCGATTGGTGCGCCAGAACTGGCGATTATCGCGGCGATTATCGTGGGAATCCTGGCAGTGGGCCTCCTGTTCGGGGTCGTGGCTGCCGTGTTCGAGTTCGTCTTCGTCAAATCACTCAGTGAGGAGCGGGTCGCCATCAGGGAGTACTGGGGCGACCACTGGGGGCAGGGGCTCCGGCTATTCGGCTTCCGGTTCGTCGTCGGCCTCGGCTTCCTCGCGGTTACCGTCGCGCTGTTGGCCGCGGCGTTCGCGCCGTTCCTGTTCGGAAACGCGCGGTTCTCGGTCGGCATGCTGGGGGTCGCGGTGTTCGGCCTCATCGTCGTGGCGCTGGTCGTTGGACTCGTTCAGGGCTTCACCACGGAGTTCGTCGTCCCAATCATGATTCTCGAGGGCGGTGGCGTGCTCGCGGCGTGGCGGCGGCTCTGGCCGACGCTGACGAGCCAGTGGAAAGAGTACGCCGCGTACGTCATCATGCGACTCGTCCTCCAGATTGCGGTGGGTATCCTGGTCGGAATTTCGCTGGCTATTGTGGCAGTGATTCTCGCCATCCCGTTCAGTGTTCTCGGGTTCCTGGGCTACACGCTGCTCTCCTCACAGGCGGTCGTGGGCTGGGCGCTCATCGGGCTCGCCGTCGCGCTGTTCGTGGCGATTTTCGTCGTTCTTTCGCTGTTCGCGGCCGTGCCGGTCCAGACGTTCCTCCGCTACTACGCGCTGTTCCTTCTCGGGGACACGAACGGCACTTTCGACCTGATTCCCGAGCGGCGGGAGGCCGTTCGCGCGTAG
- a CDS encoding protein of unknown function DUF35 (PFAM: Protein of unknown function DUF35~KEGG: nph:NP2608A hydroxymethylglutaryl-CoA synthase 1) has protein sequence MTGPSITGAGIYTPRYRIDAATIADALGRFQAAGISEKRVAAADEDALTMGTAAARRALEAAEVEPGAVETLAFASTTPPLAEEELTPKLAAFLGIDATVHRSFGAATRAGTQAIATAADTESFPALVVTSDNPQGEPNSAVEHAAGAGAVAFVIEGTPSGATLVDRAEYAADYPGTRFREQGDTAVHGLGITSYDRQAFRECVRGAVSQLEIASEPTALALQAPDGKLPARTARALDMGSELITVASDCGDLGAASAPAALARAFENESGTTLTVGFGSGAGADALLFDGAAPVVSNADRETKPLDYPQYLRLRGELDSTPPAGGGAQVSVPSWRRQREARYRLVAGRCPNCSAIAFPAEGACPDCLELVTYDDVRLSHMGTVETVTGVSPGGAPPEFAAQAERGGDFGVAIVSFPAREGDGDASAPVQVTDADPGSVDSGDAVKVSVRRIYTQEGVTRYGRKVKPAK, from the coding sequence ATGACCGGACCCAGCATCACTGGAGCAGGAATCTACACGCCGCGCTACCGCATCGATGCCGCCACTATCGCCGACGCGTTGGGACGGTTTCAGGCAGCAGGGATTTCGGAGAAGCGCGTCGCTGCCGCGGACGAGGACGCGCTGACCATGGGCACTGCGGCGGCCCGGCGGGCGCTCGAAGCTGCCGAGGTCGAGCCGGGTGCGGTTGAAACGCTGGCGTTCGCCAGCACCACACCACCACTTGCGGAGGAGGAGTTGACACCCAAACTCGCTGCCTTTCTGGGCATTGACGCCACAGTCCACCGGTCTTTCGGCGCCGCGACACGCGCCGGGACACAAGCCATCGCGACTGCCGCGGATACCGAATCCTTCCCCGCACTTGTCGTCACGAGTGACAATCCACAGGGCGAGCCAAACAGCGCCGTGGAGCACGCTGCGGGTGCTGGTGCAGTTGCGTTCGTCATCGAAGGCACACCCTCTGGCGCGACCCTCGTCGACCGGGCGGAGTACGCTGCCGACTATCCCGGAACTCGGTTCCGGGAGCAGGGAGATACTGCTGTGCATGGGCTGGGTATCACGAGCTACGACAGGCAGGCGTTCCGCGAGTGCGTAAGGGGGGCGGTCTCCCAACTCGAGATAGCATCCGAGCCAACGGCACTCGCGCTCCAGGCACCCGACGGAAAGCTCCCCGCTCGCACGGCGCGAGCGCTCGATATGGGTTCGGAACTGATCACCGTCGCCAGCGACTGCGGTGACCTCGGCGCCGCCTCAGCACCGGCCGCTCTCGCTCGGGCCTTCGAGAACGAATCCGGCACGACCCTCACCGTCGGCTTCGGCTCCGGTGCGGGTGCAGACGCGCTGCTGTTCGATGGCGCCGCACCGGTCGTTTCGAACGCGGACCGGGAAACAAAACCCCTTGACTACCCGCAGTATCTCAGACTCCGCGGTGAACTGGACAGCACACCGCCCGCAGGTGGAGGGGCACAGGTGTCTGTCCCCTCGTGGCGTCGCCAACGCGAGGCTCGGTATCGCTTGGTTGCGGGCCGGTGTCCGAACTGCAGCGCAATCGCGTTCCCCGCTGAAGGCGCCTGTCCGGACTGTCTCGAACTGGTCACCTACGACGACGTTCGGCTCTCTCACATGGGGACTGTGGAAACCGTAACCGGCGTCTCGCCCGGCGGTGCGCCACCGGAGTTCGCCGCGCAAGCCGAGCGCGGCGGCGATTTCGGGGTCGCCATCGTTTCCTTCCCGGCGCGAGAAGGCGATGGCGATGCAAGTGCCCCCGTCCAAGTAACTGATGCCGACCCCGGAAGCGTGGATTCGGGCGACGCCGTCAAGGTGTCCGTTCGCCGCATCTACACACAGGAGGGCGTTACGCGGTACGGTCGGAAGGTCAAACCCGCCAAGTAA
- a CDS encoding hypothetical protein (KEGG: hbo:Hbor_15420 hypothetical protein) — protein sequence MSDRGEVNPERIHTLAVHTDDLLDALEARERTDRNVVLRVLPPFAGRMRARLHIVGGDEEDGAVHFHPGVFVAPIPTYPLVDDTADELRAAESYDIESHRAAHERAVERWRETVRARLREEVNLHDAQRREPSTTLRVGYLG from the coding sequence ATGAGCGACCGGGGCGAGGTCAACCCGGAGCGCATCCACACCCTCGCGGTTCACACTGACGACCTCCTCGACGCCCTCGAAGCCCGTGAGCGGACGGACCGGAACGTGGTTCTGCGTGTCCTGCCGCCATTCGCCGGCCGGATGCGCGCCCGGCTCCACATCGTCGGAGGCGACGAGGAAGACGGCGCTGTTCACTTTCACCCCGGGGTGTTCGTGGCGCCGATTCCGACCTATCCACTCGTCGACGACACTGCTGATGAGCTTCGGGCTGCGGAGTCATACGACATTGAGAGTCACCGCGCGGCTCATGAGCGTGCAGTCGAGCGGTGGCGCGAAACAGTTCGGGCGCGGCTCCGAGAGGAGGTCAACCTCCACGACGCACAGCGCCGCGAGCCGTCGACGACGCTCCGTGTCGGCTATCTCGGCTAA
- a CDS encoding hypothetical protein (KEGG: hla:Hlac_1514 hypothetical protein): MVEAFVRLLCPECNKEWESNPSDLPASKENLSCPDCHATRRLAQFMRTDRDLEVVQQFE; this comes from the coding sequence ATGGTTGAAGCGTTCGTCCGCCTACTGTGCCCAGAGTGTAACAAGGAGTGGGAGTCGAACCCGAGTGATCTCCCTGCCTCCAAAGAAAACCTCAGCTGCCCTGATTGTCACGCGACACGCCGGCTTGCGCAGTTCATGCGGACCGACCGCGACCTCGAAGTCGTCCAGCAGTTCGAATAA
- a CDS encoding Phosphoribosylamine--glycine ligase (PFAM: Phosphoribosylglycinamide synthetase, ATP-grasp (A) domain; Phosphoribosylglycinamide synthetase, N-domain; Phosphoribosylglycinamide synthetase, C-domain~TIGRFAM: Phosphoribosylglycinamide synthetase~HAMAP: Phosphoribosylglycinamide synthetase~KEGG: hla:Hlac_1295 phosphoribosylamine/glycine ligase) — protein MPENVLVVGGGGREHAIVRALAPDCTVFGLASNRNPGIAALAADTTTAEETDTEAIVEYAAAIDADAAVVGPESALQAGVADALTDAGVFTFGPTAEAARIETDKAFQRRFMAENDIPGTPGFETFDSAEAAAKYVETIEEDVAVKPTGLTGGKGVRVTGDQLTHEEAADYIRGDDHDEWVVEERLVGEEFTVQAFVAKGERSSPSSRTQSGDDGVVRPTPAVQDHKRAYEGDEGPNTGGMGSYTDAGPTLPFMDEADYDDAVEILEATVDALPTYTGVLYGQFMLTAEGLKVVEFNARFGDPEAMNVLPLLETPFSDIVDAAASGEPLPNPTFRNQATVCKYAVPDGYPTDPSAGAKITVDESTVEAGAETHGGEALLFYASVDDRDDGLYTTTSRAFAVVGIADDIETAEAIAADALAAAGDGLRVREDVGTAELVQKRVDHMARLR, from the coding sequence ATGCCTGAGAACGTCCTCGTCGTCGGCGGCGGTGGCCGGGAGCACGCCATCGTTCGCGCGCTGGCACCCGACTGCACTGTCTTCGGTCTGGCGAGCAACCGTAACCCCGGTATCGCTGCGCTCGCTGCGGACACCACGACGGCCGAGGAAACTGATACGGAGGCAATCGTCGAGTACGCGGCAGCCATCGACGCTGACGCCGCCGTCGTCGGCCCCGAATCTGCGCTGCAAGCTGGCGTCGCGGACGCGCTCACCGATGCGGGCGTGTTCACGTTCGGCCCGACAGCCGAGGCGGCCCGTATCGAGACGGACAAAGCGTTCCAGCGGCGGTTCATGGCCGAGAACGATATCCCGGGGACGCCGGGCTTCGAGACGTTCGACAGCGCCGAGGCGGCAGCGAAGTACGTCGAAACCATTGAAGAAGACGTGGCGGTCAAACCCACGGGACTCACCGGTGGGAAAGGGGTCCGAGTCACGGGCGACCAACTCACCCACGAGGAGGCAGCCGACTACATCCGCGGGGATGACCACGACGAGTGGGTGGTCGAGGAGCGACTCGTCGGCGAGGAGTTCACCGTGCAAGCGTTCGTCGCCAAAGGGGAGCGAAGCTCCCCAAGCAGCCGGACGCAGTCCGGCGACGACGGCGTCGTCCGCCCCACTCCGGCCGTTCAGGACCACAAGCGCGCCTACGAGGGTGACGAGGGGCCGAACACCGGCGGGATGGGCAGTTACACCGACGCCGGGCCGACGCTGCCGTTCATGGACGAGGCAGACTACGACGACGCCGTCGAGATTCTGGAGGCGACGGTCGACGCACTCCCGACGTACACGGGCGTGCTCTACGGTCAGTTCATGCTGACCGCTGAGGGGCTGAAAGTCGTTGAGTTCAACGCTCGCTTCGGTGATCCGGAGGCGATGAACGTGCTCCCCCTGCTCGAGACGCCGTTTTCAGACATCGTCGACGCCGCGGCGAGTGGGGAGCCCCTGCCGAACCCGACGTTCCGGAACCAAGCAACCGTCTGTAAGTATGCGGTTCCCGACGGCTATCCGACTGACCCGAGTGCGGGGGCCAAGATAACGGTCGACGAATCAACAGTCGAGGCGGGTGCGGAGACACACGGCGGGGAGGCGCTCCTGTTCTACGCCTCGGTCGACGACCGAGACGATGGGCTCTACACGACTACGTCTCGGGCGTTTGCGGTTGTCGGCATCGCGGACGACATTGAGACGGCCGAAGCGATTGCGGCGGACGCATTGGCAGCGGCCGGCGATGGCTTGCGGGTTCGGGAGGACGTCGGGACCGCGGAACTGGTCCAGAAACGGGTCGACCACATGGCGCGGCTGCGGTAG
- a CDS encoding hypothetical protein (KEGG: hma:rrnAC1293 hypothetical protein), with the protein MELSRRAVGALTVSAVAGLAGCSGSGATTFEADAAATATGDTGYEREDERTPTITREFAGQEVKVTNVITEYQKTMSIPLLGEAKLGVFTAFTSPQVKVAGQSFNPIGQWSTKKLVTELQSRYDSMNDVQKEGEESQKVLGSTRTVSTFSATMTVDGNDVPIILLVAKFKHESDIVVPMGIFPEERRDKEGTNIRTLMSNMSHPA; encoded by the coding sequence ATGGAACTTTCACGTCGAGCGGTTGGAGCACTTACTGTGTCAGCTGTTGCTGGGCTCGCCGGCTGTAGTGGCAGCGGGGCGACGACGTTCGAGGCAGACGCCGCCGCGACAGCCACTGGCGATACCGGCTACGAGCGCGAGGACGAGCGCACGCCGACGATCACCCGCGAGTTCGCTGGACAAGAGGTCAAGGTCACCAACGTCATCACCGAGTACCAGAAAACAATGAGTATCCCGCTGCTGGGGGAGGCGAAACTGGGCGTGTTCACTGCGTTCACCAGCCCCCAGGTCAAGGTCGCCGGCCAGTCGTTCAACCCCATCGGCCAATGGAGCACCAAGAAGCTGGTCACGGAACTCCAGAGCCGCTACGACAGCATGAACGACGTGCAGAAGGAAGGCGAAGAGAGCCAGAAGGTTCTGGGGAGCACCCGCACTGTCTCGACGTTCTCGGCGACGATGACCGTCGACGGAAACGATGTGCCGATTATCCTCCTCGTCGCGAAGTTCAAGCACGAATCCGACATCGTGGTGCCGATGGGCATCTTCCCAGAGGAGCGCCGCGATAAGGAAGGCACCAACATCCGGACGCTCATGTCGAACATGAGTCACCCAGCGTAA
- a CDS encoding cold-shock DNA-binding domain protein (KEGG: hbo:Hbor_19980 cold-shock DNA-binding protein family~PFAM: Cold-shock protein, DNA-binding~SMART: Cold shock protein) — MATGKVAFFNDTGGYGFIESEDADDDVFFHMEDVGGPDLEEGEEVEFDIEQADKGPRAKNLQRR; from the coding sequence ATGGCGACAGGCAAGGTTGCATTCTTCAATGATACGGGCGGGTACGGCTTCATCGAGAGCGAGGACGCAGACGACGACGTGTTCTTCCACATGGAGGACGTCGGCGGTCCCGATCTCGAAGAAGGCGAGGAAGTAGAGTTCGATATCGAACAGGCCGACAAGGGGCCACGAGCGAAGAACCTCCAACGCCGCTAA